Proteins encoded by one window of Sulfurimonas crateris:
- a CDS encoding histidine triad nucleotide-binding protein — MCIFCKIINNEIPSNIILENEEFMAFHDINPKAPIHVLAIPKTHVDSFNEVSPQTMEGMTKFMQDVAKEMGIDKSGYRVITNVGDNGGQEVKHLHFHIVGGAKLAWSHLSDADPMGKF, encoded by the coding sequence ATGTGCATATTTTGCAAGATTATAAACAATGAAATTCCTTCAAATATTATATTAGAAAACGAGGAGTTCATGGCGTTTCATGACATTAATCCAAAAGCTCCGATTCATGTGCTCGCAATCCCGAAAACTCATGTAGATAGTTTCAACGAAGTTAGCCCTCAGACTATGGAGGGAATGACTAAATTTATGCAAGATGTCGCAAAAGAGATGGGAATCGATAAAAGCGGTTACAGAGTGATAACAAATGTCGGCGATAACGGAGGACAGGAGGTCAAGCACCTGCACTTTCATATAGTAGGCGGTGCAAAGCTTGCCTGGTCACACCTGAGCGATGCGGATCCTATGGGAAAATTTTAA
- a CDS encoding OsmC family protein produces MKVTVSHQDSMKFEAKTEKSSFVIDCPQITPVEYFLAGIITCSATDIVLLPKNQGKTVTDLVVEGDAIRNDEHPRKFNTLHLEYSFNSDGDDMMAARWVMASLETYCSTINTIRDSVVISYSITHNGNKIRKNEKMISGGGSKIDMGEIESCPS; encoded by the coding sequence ATGAAGGTTACTGTTTCTCACCAAGATAGTATGAAATTTGAGGCTAAAACAGAAAAAAGCAGTTTTGTGATTGACTGTCCGCAGATAACGCCTGTCGAGTATTTTTTGGCAGGTATTATCACCTGCAGTGCAACGGATATTGTTTTACTGCCTAAAAATCAAGGCAAAACCGTTACAGACCTTGTGGTGGAGGGCGATGCAATAAGAAATGATGAGCATCCAAGAAAGTTCAACACTCTGCATCTTGAGTACAGCTTTAACTCCGATGGAGATGACATGATGGCGGCTCGCTGGGTCATGGCATCTTTGGAGACATACTGCTCTACAATAAACACCATTAGAGACTCCGTCGTTATCTCATACTCAATAACTCATAACGGAAATAAGATAAGAAAAAATGAGAAGATGATCTCTGGCGGTGGAAGCAAGATAGACATGGGCGAGATCGAGAGTTGCCCCTCATAG
- a CDS encoding menaquinone biosynthesis decarboxylase: MKRTIELLRKNDELRVIEEELDIYLEIPHLAYAEVKKKDGGKALLFTNVVDKKSGKKFQESVFMNVFGSYRRCELLFGRTIESVADEITKLLHMKPPEGFFNKLSMAGELFALKNIFPKKLKGSGVCQQIKYLDENIDLYKLPVLTTWEQDGGPFITMGQVYTQSLDGEMVNLGMYRLQVYDKNHLGMHWQIHKDSSHFFDQYQKAGKKMPVSIAIGGDPLYTWCATAPLPYGVNELLMYGLIKKEPAKLVKSLTTPLYIPQDVDYVIEGWVDTQEMKIEGPFGDHTGYYTLKEPYPVMEVSAITTKKEPVFLATVVGKPPLEDKYMGWATGKIFFPLLKTTAPDLLDYHMPENAGFHNLILAKMKPLYKGHAKQFMHAFWGAGQMSFVKHAIFLDEKAPTLENYEAVATYILDRFAPKSLFITEGILDALDHSSPETLVGGKLGIDATSANKVEAPQLLGDEELLRRVKELVPDAVNLHQFMRRTKNPITVISVRKTKNAKSYFDALVELSMHMRVVVFVDEAKNDIFNPYMLIWRVTNNMDAMRDVYISALMVGVDGTNKNLLDGFSREWPDDVECTQSVVDALKQKGVWDLSDKMYEKFQL, from the coding sequence ATGAAGAGAACTATCGAGCTACTTAGAAAAAATGATGAGTTAAGAGTAATAGAAGAAGAGCTTGATATATATCTTGAGATACCTCACTTGGCTTATGCAGAGGTAAAGAAAAAAGATGGCGGCAAGGCACTTCTATTTACAAACGTAGTTGATAAGAAAAGCGGAAAAAAATTTCAAGAGAGCGTTTTTATGAATGTTTTTGGCTCATACAGACGTTGTGAGCTGCTCTTTGGAAGAACAATAGAGTCGGTTGCCGATGAGATAACAAAACTTCTTCACATGAAGCCGCCTGAAGGTTTTTTCAACAAGCTCTCAATGGCAGGTGAACTTTTTGCCCTTAAAAACATATTTCCAAAAAAGTTAAAGGGTAGCGGGGTTTGTCAGCAGATAAAATATTTAGATGAAAATATAGATCTCTACAAGCTTCCTGTACTGACTACTTGGGAGCAAGACGGAGGCCCTTTTATAACAATGGGTCAGGTCTATACGCAGAGCCTTGACGGTGAGATGGTTAACCTTGGAATGTATAGACTTCAAGTGTACGATAAAAATCATTTGGGGATGCATTGGCAGATTCATAAAGATTCCTCTCACTTTTTTGATCAGTATCAAAAAGCCGGCAAGAAGATGCCGGTCTCAATTGCTATCGGAGGAGATCCTCTATATACATGGTGTGCTACTGCTCCGCTTCCGTATGGCGTAAACGAACTTTTAATGTACGGACTTATAAAAAAAGAGCCTGCAAAGCTTGTAAAGTCTCTTACAACACCTCTATATATTCCGCAAGATGTTGATTATGTCATCGAGGGGTGGGTGGATACACAGGAGATGAAAATAGAGGGTCCTTTTGGGGATCACACGGGTTATTATACGCTCAAAGAGCCATACCCTGTTATGGAAGTAAGCGCGATAACTACGAAAAAAGAGCCGGTTTTTTTAGCTACCGTTGTAGGAAAACCGCCGCTTGAAGATAAGTATATGGGCTGGGCTACGGGGAAGATATTTTTCCCTCTTTTAAAAACGACCGCACCCGATCTGCTGGATTATCATATGCCTGAGAATGCAGGTTTTCACAATCTCATTTTAGCAAAGATGAAACCGTTATATAAAGGTCATGCAAAGCAGTTTATGCACGCTTTTTGGGGTGCTGGACAGATGAGCTTTGTAAAACATGCCATATTTTTGGACGAAAAGGCTCCTACTCTGGAGAATTATGAGGCAGTTGCTACATATATACTCGATAGATTTGCGCCTAAATCTCTCTTTATAACCGAGGGTATTTTAGATGCTCTTGATCACTCTTCTCCCGAAACGCTTGTTGGCGGAAAATTGGGAATCGATGCTACTTCTGCAAATAAAGTGGAAGCACCTCAGCTTTTAGGTGATGAGGAGCTTTTAAGAAGGGTTAAAGAGCTTGTCCCAGATGCTGTTAACCTACATCAGTTTATGAGAAGAACAAAGAACCCTATAACTGTTATATCTGTAAGAAAAACAAAAAATGCAAAGAGCTACTTTGACGCTTTAGTAGAGTTGAGCATGCATATGAGAGTGGTTGTCTTTGTAGATGAAGCAAAGAATGATATTTTTAACCCGTATATGCTCATCTGGAGAGTTACAAACAATATGGATGCCATGAGAGATGTTTATATATCTGCTTTGATGGTGGGAGTTGATGGAACAAACAAAAATCTTCTTGACGGATTTAGTAGAGAGTGGCCTGATGATGTTGAGTGCACACAGAGTGTCGTAGATGCCTTAAAGCAAAAAGGTGTGTGGGATTTAAGCGATAAAATGTATGAAAAGTTTCAATTGTAA
- a CDS encoding murein transglycosylase domain-containing protein has protein sequence MFVKTLISLSLSSLLLAQSSNDFQKTQMGAFENQKSQFSSYKTGIEDEFNSYQNSLQKEYDKYTKELSLFWEDPIISTKKRWVAYSEDKKTRTDVDFENETIVVETIASSEQEAKEKLKKALANVVTIDTKKAHESDLLEQRLSKIKKPSYMADDEIKAEPILSTVIFDKEPSKDALISYVNEKAKDENIRSSSSKKVKGERIYTLNVSMPSDAMLKRSKIYYEEVKKQSLKQNIPVPLIFAVIHSESSYNPRARSHIPAYGLMQIVPKTAGIDSYLFLYKEKKIVSGSYLYNSKNNITMGSAYLHILYYKYLNKIKDPQSRLYCTIAAYNTGAGNVAWAFAKTNNMHKAAPIINSMTPNEVYDALLRDLKYSEPKEYLKKVSKRMLSYHKAYQ, from the coding sequence ATGTTCGTTAAAACCCTGATCTCTCTATCTCTATCTTCACTACTTTTAGCACAAAGTTCAAATGATTTTCAAAAGACTCAGATGGGGGCTTTTGAAAATCAAAAAAGTCAGTTCAGCTCCTACAAAACAGGTATAGAAGATGAGTTTAACTCCTATCAAAACTCACTGCAAAAAGAGTATGACAAATATACAAAAGAACTAAGCCTCTTTTGGGAAGATCCCATAATTTCAACAAAAAAAAGATGGGTAGCTTACAGTGAAGATAAAAAGACAAGAACAGATGTTGATTTTGAAAATGAGACTATCGTTGTAGAGACTATAGCATCATCCGAACAAGAGGCAAAAGAGAAGCTTAAAAAAGCTCTTGCCAACGTAGTTACTATAGATACAAAAAAAGCGCATGAGAGCGATCTCCTTGAACAGAGGCTCTCAAAGATAAAAAAACCCTCTTACATGGCAGATGATGAGATCAAAGCAGAGCCTATTCTCTCAACCGTTATATTTGACAAAGAGCCATCAAAAGATGCTCTTATCTCCTATGTGAATGAAAAAGCAAAAGATGAAAATATCAGATCAAGCAGTTCAAAAAAAGTAAAAGGTGAGAGGATCTATACGCTAAATGTGTCAATGCCCTCAGACGCAATGCTAAAGAGATCGAAAATATACTACGAAGAGGTTAAAAAGCAGTCGTTAAAACAGAATATTCCCGTGCCTCTTATATTTGCCGTTATACACTCCGAGAGCAGCTACAATCCAAGAGCAAGATCTCATATACCTGCTTACGGATTAATGCAAATAGTCCCTAAAACAGCAGGGATCGACAGCTATCTATTTTTATACAAAGAGAAAAAAATAGTCTCAGGCAGTTATCTCTACAACAGCAAGAACAACATCACTATGGGAAGTGCCTATTTGCACATTCTTTACTATAAATACCTTAACAAAATAAAAGACCCGCAAAGCCGTCTATACTGTACTATTGCGGCATATAATACGGGAGCCGGAAACGTCGCCTGGGCATTTGCCAAAACGAACAATATGCATAAAGCTGCTCCGATTATAAACTCTATGACACCAAATGAAGTCTATGATGCACTCCTGAGAGATTTAAAATACAGCGAGCCTAAAGAGTACCTAAAAAAAGTCTCAAAGAGAATGCTATCTTATCATAAAGCTTATCAATAA
- the argH gene encoding argininosuccinate lyase encodes MEKMWSGRFSAGSSNLLDQFNASIMFDRKLYREDIEGSLAHAQMLAKQGILTADELSQITQGLTQVKEEIESGLFEWKISDEDLHMGIEKRLTAIIGDAGKKLHTARSRNDQIAVDFRRYVLRKNLEIVDAIKLLMQEILVVASKHTETLIPGMTHLQHAQPVNFAFHLGAYLSMFKRDIERFESSHARNNVSPLGCAALAGTPHKIDRDMTAQLLGFDSVSVNCLDTVSDRDFALEILFSISTMMMHISRLSEELVMWSSYEFKFVELSDEYSTGSSIMPQKKNPDVPELLRGKTGRVYGSLMGLLTVMKALPLAYNKDTQEDKEGVFDAVETAEISLEILKEAIKTMQVKEQNMNSACKVGHLSATDLADYLVQKCDIPFREAHFITGKAVAKSEELKIDLSDIELKYLQEIDKRIGEDVLEFLSIDNSMNARTSAGGTSTQRTKEQLEYFRNFLKEK; translated from the coding sequence ATGGAAAAAATGTGGTCAGGCCGTTTTTCTGCAGGCTCATCAAATCTTTTAGATCAGTTTAACGCATCCATCATGTTTGATAGAAAACTATATCGTGAGGATATAGAGGGCTCTTTAGCACATGCCCAGATGCTTGCAAAGCAGGGTATCTTAACTGCCGATGAACTCTCCCAGATCACACAAGGGCTCACTCAAGTAAAAGAGGAGATAGAGTCAGGTCTATTTGAGTGGAAAATCTCGGATGAAGATCTTCATATGGGCATAGAGAAGCGTTTGACTGCTATTATCGGTGATGCAGGAAAAAAACTCCATACTGCAAGAAGCAGAAATGATCAGATCGCGGTAGATTTTCGCCGTTATGTTCTTCGTAAAAATTTAGAGATTGTAGATGCCATAAAGCTGCTAATGCAAGAGATATTGGTCGTTGCATCTAAGCACACTGAAACTCTAATACCGGGTATGACACATCTTCAGCATGCTCAGCCTGTCAATTTTGCTTTTCATCTGGGTGCGTATCTCTCAATGTTCAAAAGAGATATAGAGAGATTTGAGAGCTCACATGCAAGAAATAACGTCTCTCCGCTTGGATGCGCTGCACTTGCTGGAACACCGCATAAAATAGACAGAGATATGACGGCTCAGCTTCTGGGCTTTGATAGCGTAAGTGTTAACTGTCTAGATACCGTAAGCGACAGAGATTTTGCTTTAGAGATATTGTTCAGTATATCAACAATGATGATGCATATATCACGTCTGAGTGAAGAGCTTGTTATGTGGTCAAGTTATGAGTTCAAGTTTGTAGAGCTCAGCGATGAGTACTCTACCGGTTCATCAATAATGCCGCAGAAGAAAAACCCTGACGTTCCTGAACTTCTTCGCGGCAAGACAGGTCGTGTTTACGGCTCTTTGATGGGGCTTCTGACTGTTATGAAAGCTCTTCCATTAGCATACAACAAAGATACTCAAGAGGACAAAGAGGGTGTTTTTGATGCGGTTGAGACAGCTGAAATATCATTAGAGATATTAAAAGAGGCTATCAAGACTATGCAGGTAAAAGAGCAAAATATGAACAGTGCATGTAAAGTAGGGCACTTGAGCGCTACCGATCTGGCAGATTATCTGGTTCAAAAGTGCGATATCCCTTTTAGAGAAGCACACTTTATTACGGGTAAAGCTGTTGCAAAAAGCGAAGAGCTGAAAATTGATCTAAGCGATATAGAGCTGAAATATCTTCAAGAGATAGATAAGAGAATCGGCGAGGATGTTTTAGAGTTTCTCTCAATTGACAACTCTATGAATGCAAGAACTTCTGCAGGCGGAACATCTACGCAAAGAACCAAAGAGCAGCTGGAATATTTTAGAAATTTTTTAAAGGAGAAGTAA
- a CDS encoding cytochrome C, producing the protein MSKFLMFVLSISIFTSISASAAIYKGQREFVRNCVKCHKAGQSYIATKRKIEWKSYTRAKGKRLQDIHLKSDKAKKSHKYFESKKFSKNTRHLEDFLLEYAKDSGNVPACN; encoded by the coding sequence ATGAGTAAGTTTTTAATGTTTGTCCTATCTATATCTATTTTTACTTCAATTAGTGCAAGTGCTGCGATATATAAAGGGCAAAGAGAGTTCGTAAGAAATTGCGTCAAATGCCATAAAGCAGGACAAAGTTACATTGCGACAAAAAGAAAGATAGAGTGGAAGAGCTATACTAGGGCTAAAGGAAAGAGACTCCAAGATATTCACTTAAAGAGTGATAAAGCTAAAAAGTCTCATAAATATTTTGAGAGCAAAAAGTTTTCTAAAAATACCAGACATTTAGAGGATTTTTTACTCGAATACGCAAAAGACAGCGGTAACGTTCCGGCTTGTAATTAA